The Candidatus Bathyarchaeia archaeon region TAAAGGATAGGGAGTTCTATTGTTTGCTGGGCCCTCCAGGCGCGGGTAAAACCACGATTCTCAGAATAATCGCGGGGTTGGAGAAGCCTGATGAAGGTCATGTATACATTGGAGACGAGTTAGTGGATGAAACCCCAATAGCGGATCGGAACGTCTCTATGTTCTTCGAGTCCCTAGCGCTGTACCCTAACAAAACAGGCTTCGAGAACATAGCGTTTCCGCTTAGGTTGAAGAACTACCCGGAGGAAGAGGTCCGGAAAAAGGTTATGGAGGTGGCGAGGCTGGTGCGCGTTGAACACGTGTTAAACAGGCTACCTCGAACATACAGTGGAGGTGAAGCGCAAAGAGTGGCTTTCGCCAAGACCATAGTCAGGCCCGCGAGGGCAATCCTGCTGGACGAGCCCCTCAGCAACATCGACGCCCTGCTGAGGCTTGAGATGAGAATAGAATTGAAGCGAATCCATCAGCAACTGGGCCAAACATTTCTCTACGCCACCCATGATCAAGCGGAAGCCATGGCGATGGGTGAAAGAATATGCCTCATCGACAGGGGGGAAATCAAGCAAATCGGCACTCCAACTGAGGTCTATGAGAAACCTAAGAACAGGTTCGTCGCCGGATACATCGGCAGTCCCCCCATGAACTTC contains the following coding sequences:
- a CDS encoding ABC transporter ATP-binding protein, which codes for MAGIRLEGVSKRFGKHQVLKNISFEVKDREFYCLLGPPGAGKTTILRIIAGLEKPDEGHVYIGDELVDETPIADRNVSMFFESLALYPNKTGFENIAFPLRLKNYPEEEVRKKVMEVARLVRVEHVLNRLPRTYSGGEAQRVAFAKTIVRPARAILLDEPLSNIDALLRLEMRIELKRIHQQLGQTFLYATHDQAEAMAMGERICLIDRGEIKQIGTPTEVYEKPKNRFVAGYIGSPPMNFFDCILKEEKGRLTLNQGAFRLDVSKYSSYIKSDVKGKEVILGARPEDIRLLNRPKKGSIEAKVMVAERLGSKVILDMTVTGKDLFKVVAPPDQSVNPGETLWLEFPVEKVHIINKATEEVLV